The region AGCGGTAACGAACTTAACCATCTCTTTAAACGCTTCGCCTTCCAGACCAAGTCCAAAAGCTACTTTGCGAGCCTGGAATGGTTGTAGACCAACAGCCGGATCAATCCATTCTTTGACAATTTTCTCGGGCGAATGTTCGGCTACTTCCTCAATGTCCATACCACCTTCAGTGCTGGCCATAATGACGTTGCAGGCTTTGGTACGGTCCAGCAGGATGCCAATGTACATTTCCTTAGGCTCCGAAGGACCCGGATAGTATACGTCCTCGGCAATCAGAACTTTGTTAACCCGCTTGCCTTCCGGACCCGTCTGGTGGGTAACCAGTATGTTGCCAATGAGGTTTTTCGTTATGTCGCGAACCGCATCGACCGACTTGGCTAACGCCACGCCACGCTGTTCAGAACCAACGATTTGGCCTTTTCCGCGCCCACCAGCGTGAATTTGAGACTTTACCACAACAAACTTCTGACCAGACTGGGCAATCAGGAGTTTGGCGGCTTCAACGGCTTTCTCGGGCGACTCAGCAACGATACCCTCCTGAATGCGGACACCGTACTTTTTGAGAATTTCTTTGCCCTGATACTCGTGTATATTCATGACAACTGCAACAAGGAGGATTGGAAATCGTATTTTTGTGCGGCAAGTTAACAGGAAATGATGAATGATGAATGATGAATGATGAACGCAGGTTGCTAAAATATCAATTCATTAGGCGTCACTTATCATTCATCATACATCATTAAGCATGAGTTCTCTTCTTCAAACGACCGATATACGCCGAAATTACGGCGATCTTCCTGTACTTAAAGGCATAAATTTATCCATCGAATCCGGGGAAGTAGTTTCCATCGTGGGTGCATCGGGTGCTGGTAAAACAACGCTGCTTCAGATTCTTGGTACACTCGATCGGCCTGACTCCGGTACATTACATATTGCCGGACAAAATGTGTTCACGCTCAACGACCGGCAACTCGCACAGTTTAGAAATGAGCGTATTGGGTTTGTTTTCCAGTTTAACAACCTCCTGCCCGAATTTACAGCGCTGGAAAATGTGTGTTTGCCGGGGTTTATCGCTGGCAAAGATGAACGGGCTGTTCGACAACGTGCTCAGGAATTACTGACAACACTCGGTTTAGAACATCGTCTGACGAATCTACCGTCACAATTATCGGGAGGAGAACAGCAACGTGCTGCGGTAGCGCGCGCGCTGATTAATGAACCTGCTATCGTCTTCGCCGATGAACCCAGCGGAAACCTTGATTCGCGCAACGCCGAAGAACTGCACCAACTGTTTTTTAGGCTCCGCGACGAACTCGGGCAAACATTCATAATAGTGACACATAACGAAGCGCTGGCATCCCTCGCCGACCGAACTGTGACGATTCGGGATGGACTTTTGTTTACGTAATAAGTAAGCGGTTAATGGGCTAACTTAAGTATATGTACTTATTTTGATTTTCATGGTTAGGTATTTATCTGTTTGTAAACATCTGTTAATCAATGTGTTTATTTTTTATGTAAAAAATATTTAATGGAAAGAATCAATTTTCGATAATTTTGTTTTATCATTGTGTCGAAAAGAAAAGTTTTTCATAACGTTGAGTAAATCAGAAAGCCAAGAGAGTGTCTCGCTTGGCTTTTTTGTTTGCCTATAATCCCCGAAAATACTGCTTTTCAGGACCTGTTTAACACGAGGTTCACTCATCCCTTTTCAGGTATTGCTTCTCCAGCAAGGCGTCCACGCTCCACTTACCAGGGCCAGTAAACAAGAACACAAGAGCAAGCAAGACGAACAAAAATGGATGCTGATCTTCATACCAGATCTTTCCATTGCCTATACAAAAGGCTATATAGACCATAGTGCCAATAACAATGAGGCAACCTATTCTTGTTAGCAGACCCATTGTGAGCAGTATACCTGTCAAAAACTCAGAACCCTTGCCAAGATAAACCATGAAGATAGGTGAGGATGCTTGCCGAAAAACGTCCCATGAGGCATACTCTTTCATCTTGGCTGCATCAAATACTTCCCATCCGTGGTATAGTAGAAACAGTCCTACAATAATTCGTACAAGAGCAAGACCGGTATCCAGTAAAATAGCTTCTGTTGTAAAGAGTCTTTTCATAAATTCTGTACCATTAGCTGTGGAAGTCAACGAGCTTTTTTAATTATTAAAACTAGTATAGACTGTTTGTTAAATTAACGGAGCAAGTCTAAAGACATTTTTGTAATCCCATTAAAAAAAGCGCCCCTGATCGTCAGATCAGGGGCGCTTTGGCAACAATCAGGAAAATCCTTAAAATCAAAAAAATCGCGGTTCAGATTACATCATGCCGCCCATGCCACCACCTGGGTGACCGTGGCCACCACCAGCTGGAGCTTCTTCCGGCTCGTCGGCAATCACACACTCGGTTGTCAGCAACAGACCGGCGATAGATGCTGCGTTTTCCAGAGCCAGACGGGTTACTTTCTTCGGATCGATGACACCGGCGGTGAACAGATCTTCGAACGTATCGTTCTTGGCGTTGTAGCCGAAGCCACCCTGACCGTCTTTCACTTTATTTACGATAACCGAACCTTCGCCACCGGCGTTGGCAACAATCGTACGCAGTGGTGATTCGAGGGCAACACGGATGATGTTAACACCGGTTTTCTCGTCTTCGTTGATCGTCGTGATACCGTCCAGCGAGGAGATAGCGCGGATCAGCGCAATACCACCACCGGTTACGATACCTTCTTCAACGGCGGCACGGGTTGCGTGCAGGGCGTCGTCAACGCGATCTTTCTTTTCCTTCATTTCTACTTCGGTAGCAGCACCGATGTAGAGGATAGCTACACCACCCGACAGTTTGGCCAGACGCTCCTGCAGTTTCTCACGATCATAGTCTGATGTCGTGTTTTCGATCTGGGCTTTGATCTGGTTTACGCGGCCCGCGATATTTTCTTTTTCACCAACACCATTGACAATAGTTGTATTGTCTTTGTCGATCAGGATTTTCTCAGCCTGACCCAGGTATTCGATGGAAGCGTTTTCCAGTTTGAAACCGCGCTCTTCGCTGATAACCTGACCACCCGTTAAGATAGCGATGTCTTCCAGCATAGCCTTCCGACGGTCGCCAAAGCCAGGGGCTTTAACAGCAGCTACTTTCAGGGCACCACGGATTTTGTTAACTACCAGCGTAGCGAGTGCTTCACCGTCAACATCTTCAGCAATGATCAGCAACGGCCGACCGGTTTGAGCAACCTGCTCCAGAACGGGAAGCAGCTCTTTCATCGACGACACTTTCTTCTCCGAAATCAGGATGAACGGACGCTCCAGTTCAACTTCCATTTTCTCGGTGTTCGTCACGAAGTAAGGAGACAGGTAACCGCGGTCAAACTGCATACCTTCTACGGTCTTAACTTCCGTTTCGGTACCACGAGCTTCTTCTACGGTGATAACGCCTTCTTTGCCAACTTTTTTCATGGCCTCGGCGATCATTGTACCGATTTCTTCATCGTGGTTAGCCGAGATGGTAGCTACCTGTTCGATTTTACCGAAATCGTCACCAATGGTTTGTGCCTGCTCTGCCAGGTTTTTAACAACAGTCAGAACTGCCTTGTCAATACCACGTTTCAGATCCATTGGGTTAGCGCCGGCAGCTACGTTTTTCGCACCAATCGAGTAGATCGCCTGGGCTAATACAGTAGCTGTAGTCGTACCATCACCAGCTGAATCAGCAGTTTTGGAAGCTACTTCTTTTACCAACTGAGCACCCATGTTTTCCATGGCGTCCTTCAGTTCAATTTCTTTGGCTACCGTCACACCATCTTTGGTGATAACCGGCGAACCGAATTTTTTATCCAGGATAACATTCCGGCCTTTTGGTCCGAGAGTAACTTTAACTGCGTCGGCAAGGGTATCGACGCCCTTCTTGATACGCTCACGCGCTTCGGTATCAAAGAATATTTTCTTAGCCATGATTGGTTAATGATGAATTATTAGTGATGGATTAATAGAAATACGTAAGAGCAGTTACCTGCGTCCGTCCTTCTACTTACAGAATTGCGAAAATGTCTGATTCACGCATGATGAGGTATTCTTTGCCATCGACAGTGATTTCTGTACCGGCATATTTGCCATACAGAACTGTGTCGCCCACCTGAACCGTAAGAGGCTCATCTTTCTTGCCTGCACCAACGGCGACGACCGTACCACGCTGGGGTTTTTCTTTTGCCGTGTCTGGGATGATAATACCAAACGAGGTTTTTTCTTCGGCAGGGGCTGCTTCTACCAGCACCCGGTCGGCCAGCGGTTTCACGTTTACTT is a window of Spirosoma linguale DSM 74 DNA encoding:
- a CDS encoding ABC transporter related protein (PFAM: ABC transporter related~SMART: AAA ATPase~KEGG: glo:Glov_0759 ABC transporter related), with amino-acid sequence MSSLLQTTDIRRNYGDLPVLKGINLSIESGEVVSIVGASGAGKTTLLQILGTLDRPDSGTLHIAGQNVFTLNDRQLAQFRNERIGFVFQFNNLLPEFTALENVCLPGFIAGKDERAVRQRAQELLTTLGLEHRLTNLPSQLSGGEQQRAAVARALINEPAIVFADEPSGNLDSRNAEELHQLFFRLRDELGQTFIIVTHNEALASLADRTVTIRDGLLFT
- a CDS encoding DoxX family protein (PFAM: DoxX family protein~KEGG: pen:PSEEN1881 hypothetical protein), producing the protein MKRLFTTEAILLDTGLALVRIIVGLFLLYHGWEVFDAAKMKEYASWDVFRQASSPIFMVYLGKGSEFLTGILLTMGLLTRIGCLIVIGTMVYIAFCIGNGKIWYEDQHPFLFVLLALVFLFTGPGKWSVDALLEKQYLKRDE
- a CDS encoding chaperonin GroEL (TIGRFAM: chaperonin GroEL~PFAM: chaperonin Cpn60/TCP-1~KEGG: dvl:Dvul_1196 chaperonin GroEL); its protein translation is MAKKIFFDTEARERIKKGVDTLADAVKVTLGPKGRNVILDKKFGSPVITKDGVTVAKEIELKDAMENMGAQLVKEVASKTADSAGDGTTTATVLAQAIYSIGAKNVAAGANPMDLKRGIDKAVLTVVKNLAEQAQTIGDDFGKIEQVATISANHDEEIGTMIAEAMKKVGKEGVITVEEARGTETEVKTVEGMQFDRGYLSPYFVTNTEKMEVELERPFILISEKKVSSMKELLPVLEQVAQTGRPLLIIAEDVDGEALATLVVNKIRGALKVAAVKAPGFGDRRKAMLEDIAILTGGQVISEERGFKLENASIEYLGQAEKILIDKDNTTIVNGVGEKENIAGRVNQIKAQIENTTSDYDREKLQERLAKLSGGVAILYIGAATEVEMKEKKDRVDDALHATRAAVEEGIVTGGGIALIRAISSLDGITTINEDEKTGVNIIRVALESPLRTIVANAGGEGSVIVNKVKDGQGGFGYNAKNDTFEDLFTAGVIDPKKVTRLALENAASIAGLLLTTECVIADEPEEAPAGGGHGHPGGGMGGMM
- a CDS encoding chaperonin Cpn10 (PFAM: chaperonin Cpn10~KEGG: glo:Glov_2928 chaperonin Cpn10), which produces MVAETESVKVNVKPLADRVLVEAAPAEEKTSFGIIIPDTAKEKPQRGTVVAVGAGKKDEPLTVQVGDTVLYGKYAGTEITVDGKEYLIMRESDIFAIL